In the Polyangiaceae bacterium genome, one interval contains:
- the secD gene encoding protein translocase subunit SecD: MTQVHQIIAYVFAGIFLLFAVIGYLQRARRAALWAGAVFAAAGFGAAWSDAFWPTMFLAVLTLSAGLAALEIVDLGWRVRAGLVLSVVALGFLALWPTLETLTGGRLPCPAWVEDRQNFRLVAGLDLRGGLRLVYTVDVDEAIKDKRDHYYEEMRASLAKVYGLHSGDDRPSEETLVKLRELVRVEAPKRPANVLRLVLSDKADPAKVDARFLNDFRADLTYSQSADKKSWEFRIKEEAETGIRERAVNQAREIILRRVDELGLREAAVSTRDEDIIIEVPGKDEKDFATIREIISQTARLEFKLLDDDDDFMGRVAKEAKPESLPEGLEFLRENAPVGLDDNGDQINKQVTYAFIKKGEKETSLEALQRMKEWAATLEPPPDREVGFELARVTDPDTQKETEDGWRTYLLRSRADITGDMVRDAAAVPDQGQGSLGGWHVALTFTDQGGNIFDRITSANVKRRFAIILDNRVESTPVILTRIAGGNASITMGSGDPEIQLRDSRKLELVLRSGALPAPISPSNEQSIGPSLGRDSIRLGVQGAVGGGLLVLIFMVMYYRRAGLIADVTVSLNLFLQLAVLATFGASMTLPGIAGLALTIGMSVDANVLINERIREELKSGKSPRAAVELGYSKALSAIVDGQLTTLISGVVLAQYGTGPIKGFAVTLIVGVTISIFTALVVSRVLFDLWVRGFGRLKTLDVG, from the coding sequence GTGACGCAAGTGCATCAGATCATTGCCTACGTCTTCGCAGGCATCTTTCTCTTGTTCGCCGTGATCGGCTACCTGCAGCGCGCGCGTCGCGCGGCGCTCTGGGCGGGAGCGGTCTTTGCAGCGGCGGGTTTCGGCGCTGCATGGAGCGACGCTTTCTGGCCCACGATGTTTCTGGCCGTGCTGACGCTCTCGGCGGGGCTAGCGGCCCTCGAGATCGTCGACCTGGGCTGGCGGGTTCGCGCGGGGCTGGTGCTCAGCGTCGTCGCCCTCGGTTTCCTGGCTTTGTGGCCGACCCTGGAGACCCTCACGGGCGGTCGCTTGCCATGCCCGGCCTGGGTGGAAGATCGTCAGAATTTCCGCTTGGTCGCCGGGCTCGATCTGCGCGGCGGCCTGCGCCTCGTCTACACCGTCGACGTAGACGAAGCCATCAAGGACAAGCGCGATCACTACTACGAAGAGATGCGCGCGAGCCTGGCCAAGGTGTACGGGCTGCACAGCGGTGATGACCGACCCAGCGAAGAAACTTTGGTCAAGCTCCGCGAACTGGTGCGTGTCGAGGCGCCCAAGCGGCCGGCGAACGTGCTTCGGCTCGTGCTCAGCGACAAAGCGGACCCGGCCAAGGTGGATGCGCGGTTCTTGAACGACTTCCGTGCGGATCTCACCTACTCACAGAGTGCCGACAAGAAGTCCTGGGAGTTCCGCATCAAGGAAGAGGCGGAGACGGGCATTCGAGAGCGAGCGGTGAATCAGGCGCGTGAGATCATCCTGCGTCGCGTCGATGAGCTGGGCCTGCGCGAGGCCGCGGTGTCGACCCGGGATGAGGACATCATCATCGAGGTGCCTGGTAAGGACGAGAAGGACTTCGCCACCATCCGCGAGATCATCAGCCAGACGGCGCGTCTCGAATTCAAGCTACTGGACGACGACGACGACTTCATGGGTCGCGTGGCGAAGGAAGCCAAACCGGAGAGTCTGCCCGAGGGGCTCGAGTTCCTCCGCGAGAACGCGCCCGTCGGGTTGGACGACAACGGCGACCAGATCAACAAGCAAGTCACCTACGCCTTCATCAAGAAAGGGGAGAAAGAGACCTCCCTCGAGGCGCTTCAGCGCATGAAGGAATGGGCTGCAACTCTGGAGCCTCCCCCGGACCGTGAGGTCGGCTTCGAGCTGGCGCGTGTGACTGACCCGGACACCCAGAAAGAGACCGAGGACGGCTGGCGAACCTACTTGCTGCGCAGCCGCGCGGACATCACCGGTGACATGGTGCGCGACGCCGCTGCGGTTCCCGACCAAGGTCAGGGCAGCCTGGGCGGCTGGCACGTTGCTCTGACCTTCACGGATCAGGGCGGCAACATCTTCGACCGGATCACCAGTGCGAACGTCAAGCGGCGCTTTGCGATCATCCTCGACAACCGCGTCGAAAGCACGCCCGTCATTTTGACGCGCATCGCGGGCGGCAACGCCAGCATCACCATGGGATCCGGAGATCCAGAGATTCAGCTGCGTGATTCGCGCAAGCTGGAGCTGGTGCTGCGTTCGGGTGCGCTGCCCGCGCCCATCTCCCCCTCGAACGAGCAGAGCATCGGGCCGAGCCTGGGTCGCGACTCGATCCGTCTCGGAGTGCAAGGCGCGGTGGGCGGCGGCCTCTTGGTGCTGATCTTCATGGTCATGTACTACCGCCGCGCTGGCCTCATCGCCGACGTGACAGTGAGCTTGAACCTGTTCTTGCAGCTGGCGGTGCTGGCGACTTTCGGCGCCTCCATGACGCTACCAGGTATTGCGGGCTTGGCACTGACCATCGGTATGAGCGTCGACGCCAACGTGCTGATCAACGAGCGCATACGCGAGGAACTGAAGTCCGGGAAGAGTCCACGCGCAGCCGTGGAGTTGGGCTACAGCAAAGCGCTGTCGGCCATCGTGGACGGTCAGCTGACGACGTTGATTTCCGGCGTCGTGCTGGCCCAGTACGGTACCGGGCCGATCAAAGGCTTCGCGGTCACGCTGAT
- a CDS encoding phosphate/phosphite/phosphonate ABC transporter substrate-binding protein, protein MSALVFAVVGRPDQGPALAAFCELLRAATGMDVQPHLLETFDELVRGVVEGRFDAVWAPPLVAVDLEEGSAARSIAVVERSMRAGYYCALFVNPKSPIRKVEDLKGARAGWVSKDSASGYVVPRWHLRSAGHDLNVLFGEQRFYGGHDAVTRAVLEGEVDTGASHVGLDVVSHELSHAPWIHMGLSPGAVRVILLVGPIPGDVLMVSSRVSQAAARSLTGALLSMGPANEARSLFEASRFEPVADGHLSMMRKLSQFRETESGARS, encoded by the coding sequence GTGTCCGCGCTGGTTTTCGCCGTCGTCGGCCGGCCCGACCAGGGGCCGGCGCTAGCTGCATTCTGCGAGTTGCTGCGTGCGGCCACGGGAATGGATGTCCAGCCCCACCTACTCGAGACCTTCGACGAACTGGTCCGCGGGGTAGTCGAGGGGAGGTTCGACGCCGTGTGGGCGCCGCCGCTCGTGGCCGTCGATCTGGAAGAGGGGAGTGCGGCGCGTTCCATTGCCGTCGTGGAGCGCAGCATGCGTGCCGGCTACTACTGCGCGCTCTTCGTCAATCCCAAGAGCCCAATCCGCAAAGTCGAGGACCTGAAGGGCGCACGTGCAGGTTGGGTCAGCAAAGACAGCGCCTCGGGTTATGTCGTTCCACGCTGGCACCTGCGTTCGGCGGGCCACGACTTGAATGTCTTGTTCGGAGAGCAGCGCTTCTACGGAGGGCACGATGCCGTGACGCGCGCCGTCCTGGAGGGCGAAGTGGACACGGGCGCATCCCACGTGGGCCTCGACGTCGTCAGCCACGAGCTCAGCCACGCACCCTGGATCCACATGGGGCTGTCACCGGGGGCGGTGCGCGTCATCCTCTTGGTCGGCCCGATCCCTGGCGACGTGCTGATGGTCAGTAGTCGCGTGTCCCAGGCCGCCGCCCGCTCTTTGACCGGTGCGTTGCTGTCCATGGGGCCCGCGAACGAGGCCCGCAGCTTGTTCGAAGCAAGCCGCTTCGAGCCGGTCGCCGACGGGCATTTGTCCATGATGCGCAAGCTTTCGCAGTTTCGGGAGACGGAGAGCGGAGCGCGATCTTGA
- the cysC gene encoding adenylyl-sulfate kinase codes for MHATPVLWLTGLPGAGKTTLSVALRDELRRRGIVSVRLDGDELRDCVSSDLGFSRADRDENVRRTAGLAGLLASQGVVAIVALVSPYREARDAARASTARFVEVFVSCPLDVCEERDPKGMYAAARAGKLPRMTGVSDPYEPPLRPEVVVRTERQSINEGVALILRAAGFAQDASA; via the coding sequence ATGCACGCCACGCCGGTGCTGTGGCTCACGGGGTTGCCCGGAGCGGGCAAGACCACCTTGAGCGTCGCCCTCCGGGACGAACTTCGCCGCCGCGGCATCGTCAGCGTGAGGTTGGATGGCGACGAACTGCGGGACTGCGTGAGCTCCGATCTTGGCTTCAGCCGGGCGGATCGAGACGAGAACGTGCGCCGCACCGCCGGACTGGCCGGGTTGTTGGCGAGTCAGGGCGTGGTGGCAATCGTCGCGCTGGTCAGCCCCTATCGCGAGGCGCGCGACGCCGCGCGAGCCTCGACGGCGCGATTCGTCGAGGTCTTCGTGTCCTGCCCCCTTGACGTCTGTGAAGAGCGTGACCCCAAGGGCATGTATGCGGCAGCCCGAGCGGGCAAACTGCCCCGGATGACGGGGGTGAGCGACCCCTACGAGCCCCCGCTGCGACCGGAAGTAGTCGTGCGCACTGAACGCCAGAGCATCAATGAGGGCGTGGCTCTGATCCTACGAGCTGCGGGCTTCGCGCAGGACGCCTCAGCTTGA
- a CDS encoding mechanosensitive ion channel, giving the protein MHSSISRFAFRLATLVVALVLMTAPAVANPQPGLPPPPADVTRTTPQDSLEYFLQATRDARFDHAAYILDLRGYPRARQPKVGAELARKLRTVLDRKLRLDPSDFSSDPAGNAADGAQTETVGQIALADQQISIKLVRVPTGPDSAVWVFSRSTVRAVDDLYDAYGPGMIGERLPEWYQRRSVLDIALWQWIAIVAALFAAAIIGGVGAWLMLFIGRRIAVRTKTRVDDALVAHLRGPIRLFIGLWVVRAAVDLLRLSLAAQEVGEKVLGAAFVLAVAWAAMRVVHAIADVVLQGLEVSEAADETLVRRGQQTRIRVGRQFFNALILFVGVAVALTQFEVVRKVGVSLLASAGIVGVVLGFAAQKSVANLVAGIQISIAQPIRIGDRVHISGDIGWIEEITLTYVTMKTWDGRRRVFPITFFIENQFENWTKTSAQLIGQVLVHADYSVPVAKMREKLLEFVRQDPDWDGEVAEVLVVDTTAEIVILRVTASSADAPRSWALRCRVRERALGLMQELESGRYLPRKRVELPSAA; this is encoded by the coding sequence ATGCATAGCAGCATCTCGCGTTTCGCGTTTCGCCTCGCGACCCTCGTCGTCGCGCTGGTCCTGATGACCGCGCCCGCGGTCGCCAATCCCCAGCCCGGTTTGCCACCGCCACCCGCCGACGTGACCCGCACGACGCCCCAGGACAGCCTCGAGTACTTCCTGCAAGCGACGCGGGACGCGCGCTTCGACCACGCGGCCTACATTCTCGATCTGCGGGGCTATCCCCGGGCTCGCCAGCCCAAGGTGGGCGCGGAGCTCGCGCGCAAGCTGCGCACGGTTCTCGACCGCAAGCTGCGACTGGACCCGAGCGACTTCTCGTCAGATCCCGCGGGCAACGCTGCGGATGGTGCCCAAACCGAGACGGTGGGGCAGATCGCGCTCGCGGACCAACAGATCTCCATCAAGCTGGTACGCGTTCCAACCGGGCCGGACAGTGCGGTCTGGGTCTTCTCGCGTTCGACGGTCCGCGCCGTCGATGACCTGTACGATGCCTACGGTCCCGGCATGATCGGGGAGCGGCTGCCGGAATGGTATCAACGCCGGAGCGTCCTCGACATTGCGCTTTGGCAGTGGATCGCCATCGTCGCGGCGCTGTTCGCGGCCGCGATCATCGGCGGAGTGGGCGCCTGGCTAATGCTGTTCATCGGTCGGCGCATTGCGGTTCGTACGAAGACGCGGGTGGACGACGCTTTGGTGGCGCACCTGCGTGGTCCGATTCGGTTGTTCATCGGGCTCTGGGTCGTGCGTGCAGCCGTGGACTTGCTCCGTCTGTCTCTGGCAGCGCAGGAAGTAGGAGAGAAGGTACTTGGGGCGGCGTTCGTATTGGCGGTGGCCTGGGCCGCGATGCGCGTGGTTCATGCCATTGCCGACGTCGTGTTGCAGGGGTTGGAGGTGTCCGAAGCCGCTGATGAAACCCTGGTGCGCCGCGGTCAGCAAACGCGCATTCGAGTAGGGCGTCAGTTCTTCAACGCGTTGATCTTGTTCGTGGGCGTCGCCGTGGCGCTCACCCAGTTCGAGGTGGTGCGAAAAGTCGGCGTGTCGCTTCTGGCCTCGGCTGGCATCGTGGGCGTCGTTCTGGGCTTCGCGGCCCAGAAGTCCGTGGCCAATCTGGTAGCTGGCATCCAGATCTCCATCGCGCAGCCGATCCGTATCGGAGATCGAGTGCACATCAGTGGAGACATCGGTTGGATCGAAGAGATCACCTTGACCTACGTGACGATGAAGACGTGGGATGGTCGGCGGCGAGTCTTCCCCATCACCTTCTTCATCGAGAACCAGTTCGAGAATTGGACCAAGACCTCGGCACAGCTGATTGGTCAAGTGCTGGTTCATGCCGACTACAGCGTCCCCGTCGCCAAGATGCGGGAGAAGCTCCTCGAGTTCGTACGACAGGACCCGGACTGGGACGGTGAGGTCGCCGAAGTCTTGGTGGTCGACACGACGGCGGAGATCGTGATCCTGCGAGTGACGGCATCCTCGGCGGATGCGCCACGGTCCTGGGCGCTCCGCTGTCGTGTGCGCGAGAGGGCTCTCGGATTGATGCAAGAGCTGGAGTCAGGACGCTACTTGCCGCGAAAGCGCGTGGAGCTGCCCAGCGCGGCTTGA
- the yajC gene encoding preprotein translocase subunit YajC, producing MASASFYQAVPPAPGRAGGTPAPAQPAQTGAPDGAPPAAGGEAPGALSMLFPVLLLLPLLFIMFWSTRSQQKKQAAALAELKKGDRVVTQSGLVGKLVDLGDRYAKLELAPGIKVEILRSGLLGKDTGEATAAEKK from the coding sequence TTGGCTTCGGCGTCTTTCTATCAAGCCGTTCCGCCCGCACCAGGGCGTGCTGGCGGCACACCTGCGCCCGCTCAGCCCGCGCAAACCGGTGCTCCCGACGGCGCACCGCCCGCCGCGGGCGGTGAGGCCCCGGGCGCACTCAGCATGCTGTTTCCAGTTCTGCTGTTGTTGCCTCTGCTGTTCATCATGTTCTGGTCGACGCGCTCGCAGCAAAAGAAGCAAGCGGCGGCCTTGGCGGAATTGAAGAAAGGCGATCGCGTGGTCACGCAGTCGGGCTTGGTGGGCAAGCTCGTCGACCTGGGCGATCGCTACGCGAAGCTCGAACTCGCACCCGGAATCAAGGTGGAAATCCTGCGCAGCGGGCTGCTCGGCAAGGACACCGGCGAAGCGACTGCAGCCGAGAAGAAGTGA
- the thrS gene encoding threonine--tRNA ligase — protein MAGLKRSVRELLEARGELDGDVVAVRIGEAVVDLHTPVAADATMTPIRVGSEEALSVIRHSAAHVMADAVQRLFPGTQVTIGPSIDAGFYYDFDRPEGQFTDKDLQRIEKEMKKIISAKKPFVREEMADADVRALFEGMGEHYKCEIIDAIRGRGEVISVYRHGSPGRPDGTWVDVCSGPHVPHTGFLGAVKLTSVAGAYWRGDEKNPMLSRIYGTAFPSQEELDAHLKRLEEAKQRDHRKLGKELDLFMFHDFAAAMPFFLPRGTRIYNRLVDYVRELYVDYGYDEVITPQIFDPRLFATSGHLENYRENMYLPLTADELTAAIEAAKVELAAGKSLDEALNLVPMAQKPMNCPSHCLIFGQRRRSYRELPWRMADFGRLHRYERGGVVHGLARVRSFCQDDAHIFCTPEQMEQEIASFNRLLFEVYNAFRFDDVRVKLALRPDKRVGTDAMWDQAEASLEKVLQASGLPFEKLPGEGAFYGPKLEFHVTDAIGRSWQLGTIQVDYALPERFELEYVGNDGAGHRPVMLHRAILGSIERFLGVYIEHVAGKFPTWLAPEQVALVTVSEKHQAYAQQVDAKLRAAGVRVTLDAGPDKLGAKIRNARNLRLPYIGVLGDQEAESGTLSVRSREEGELGAISVDAFVQRLLAEARPPRLNDNQTDAC, from the coding sequence ATGGCCGGGCTCAAGCGCAGCGTGCGCGAGCTCCTCGAGGCGCGAGGCGAGCTCGATGGGGACGTCGTCGCCGTGCGCATCGGTGAAGCCGTGGTGGATCTCCACACGCCAGTCGCGGCGGATGCAACGATGACCCCGATCCGCGTGGGCTCCGAGGAGGCCCTGTCCGTGATTCGGCACTCCGCGGCCCACGTGATGGCGGACGCGGTGCAGCGCCTGTTTCCCGGAACTCAGGTCACGATTGGCCCGTCGATCGACGCGGGCTTCTACTACGACTTCGATCGCCCAGAAGGTCAGTTCACCGACAAGGACCTGCAGCGCATCGAAAAGGAGATGAAGAAGATCATCTCCGCGAAAAAGCCTTTCGTCCGCGAAGAGATGGCAGATGCTGACGTGCGGGCGCTCTTCGAGGGCATGGGCGAGCACTACAAGTGCGAGATCATCGACGCGATCCGGGGGCGGGGGGAAGTCATCAGCGTGTACCGCCACGGAAGCCCTGGTCGGCCGGATGGCACCTGGGTCGACGTCTGCTCCGGCCCCCACGTTCCACACACTGGTTTTCTTGGCGCCGTGAAGCTCACCTCGGTGGCAGGCGCCTATTGGCGCGGCGACGAGAAGAACCCGATGCTGTCGCGCATCTACGGCACTGCGTTCCCGAGTCAGGAGGAGCTGGACGCTCACCTGAAGCGGCTCGAGGAAGCGAAGCAGCGCGACCACCGCAAGCTCGGCAAGGAACTGGACCTGTTCATGTTCCACGACTTCGCCGCTGCGATGCCGTTCTTCCTGCCGCGCGGCACGCGGATCTACAATCGCCTCGTCGACTACGTGCGCGAGCTCTACGTCGACTACGGATACGACGAGGTCATCACGCCGCAGATTTTCGATCCGCGCTTGTTCGCCACCAGCGGTCACCTCGAGAACTACCGAGAGAACATGTATCTGCCGCTGACCGCCGACGAGCTGACGGCGGCGATCGAGGCAGCAAAAGTGGAGCTCGCGGCAGGGAAGTCCCTGGACGAAGCGCTGAACTTGGTGCCGATGGCACAGAAGCCCATGAATTGCCCGAGCCATTGCCTGATCTTCGGGCAGCGTCGACGCAGCTACCGGGAGCTGCCCTGGCGGATGGCCGACTTCGGACGCCTGCATCGCTACGAGCGTGGCGGCGTCGTGCACGGGCTGGCGCGGGTACGCAGCTTCTGCCAGGACGACGCTCACATCTTTTGCACGCCAGAGCAGATGGAGCAGGAGATTGCCTCGTTCAATCGCCTGCTGTTCGAGGTCTACAACGCTTTCCGCTTCGACGACGTCCGCGTCAAGCTGGCGTTGCGCCCCGACAAGCGCGTCGGGACGGACGCCATGTGGGACCAGGCGGAGGCCTCTCTGGAGAAGGTGCTGCAAGCAAGCGGCCTGCCCTTCGAGAAGCTGCCTGGTGAAGGCGCATTCTACGGCCCGAAGCTCGAGTTCCACGTCACCGACGCAATCGGACGGAGCTGGCAGCTAGGCACGATTCAAGTGGACTACGCGTTGCCGGAGCGCTTCGAGCTCGAGTACGTGGGCAACGACGGCGCGGGGCATCGTCCCGTGATGCTGCATCGAGCCATCCTCGGCTCCATCGAACGCTTCCTGGGCGTGTACATCGAGCACGTTGCCGGCAAGTTCCCCACCTGGCTCGCGCCAGAACAAGTCGCACTCGTCACGGTCAGCGAGAAGCACCAGGCCTACGCTCAGCAGGTGGACGCCAAGCTTCGAGCCGCGGGCGTTCGCGTCACCCTCGATGCCGGCCCCGACAAGCTGGGTGCAAAAATCCGCAATGCCCGCAACCTGCGCCTTCCCTACATTGGCGTGCTGGGCGATCAGGAAGCAGAATCAGGGACGCTCAGTGTGCGGTCCCGAGAAGAAGGAGAGCTTGGCGCGATCAGCGTCGACGCTTTCGTGCAACGCTTGCTTGCGGAGGCTAGACCTCCGCGTCTGAACGATAACCAAACCGACGCCTGCTAG
- the infC gene encoding translation initiation factor IF-3 translates to MAMGRRFTRDSRGPQIRINHRIRVPEVRVVDADGSNLGVIDTSAALKRAADQGLDLVEVNPKASPPVCKILDFGKYKYEEKKKQREAKRKQTVVEVKEIKLRPKTDDHDLNVKTRAARKFLEAGNKVKVTCRFRGREITHPQIAQRQLQFFVETTEDIANVEQSAAMEGRTMALLLAPKAAVMHKLSQDRFKEKSRPSHSAPSHDAPEAEEESA, encoded by the coding sequence ATGGCAATGGGGCGACGCTTCACCCGCGACTCTCGCGGTCCTCAAATCCGAATCAACCACCGCATCCGTGTTCCCGAGGTCCGGGTCGTGGACGCCGACGGATCCAATCTCGGCGTCATCGATACCAGCGCCGCCTTGAAGCGAGCCGCGGACCAAGGGTTGGACCTAGTGGAGGTCAATCCCAAGGCATCGCCGCCGGTGTGCAAGATCCTGGACTTCGGCAAGTACAAGTACGAAGAGAAAAAGAAGCAGCGCGAAGCCAAGCGCAAGCAGACCGTGGTCGAGGTGAAGGAAATCAAGCTTCGCCCGAAGACCGACGACCACGACCTGAACGTCAAGACGCGAGCCGCGCGCAAGTTCCTCGAAGCCGGCAACAAGGTGAAGGTCACCTGTCGCTTCCGCGGTCGCGAGATCACGCACCCGCAGATTGCCCAGCGACAGCTCCAGTTCTTCGTCGAGACCACCGAAGACATCGCCAACGTCGAGCAGAGTGCGGCGATGGAAGGACGTACGATGGCGCTGTTGCTGGCCCCGAAGGCCGCCGTGATGCACAAGCTCTCCCAGGACCGATTCAAGGAGAAGAGCCGCCCAAGTCACTCCGCCCCCAGCCACGACGCGCCCGAGGCCGAAGAAGAGAGCGCCTGA
- a CDS encoding serine/threonine-protein kinase has protein sequence MAQQQQRYRVIEKIASGGMAEVFRAESAGLEGFKKTVAIKRVLPHLAEKKQFMGMFLDEARLSAQLSHSNCVQVFDVGVGDNTFFIVMEYVDGADLKGVISHHQKIGQRIPPEVACLICVRICEGLAYAHELRDGKGQNLHIVHRDMSPPNVLITRHGEVKIVDFGLAKANSQLEKSEPGIIKGKFSYLSPEAALGQPIDHRTDIFAVGIILWEMIAGRRLFLGETDLETVRQVQAARYTPLSELGVSVPPDLESVLARALARDPLQRYQAARELGSDLNSVLFQFGRAVSSFDIAQLLQPIVRERDESSLARSRDNKKSIIGSLIEEALFEFTSLQNESDDSSSTVGSAPLNLGAFGGQDWAADLGLSSSTHNPVPSQQFELGNLAALEDEPLRSRPPGPPSTPPASQPAAMVPRPAPPPALQQPMSQPAPAPKSGGKGGLIALLLLIVVLGGAAGAWYAGLIPGLPPAPRF, from the coding sequence ATGGCCCAACAGCAACAAAGATATCGCGTGATCGAGAAAATCGCCTCTGGCGGCATGGCCGAGGTGTTCCGGGCGGAGAGCGCCGGGCTGGAGGGCTTCAAGAAGACGGTTGCCATCAAGCGCGTCTTGCCGCACCTGGCGGAAAAGAAGCAGTTCATGGGCATGTTCCTGGACGAAGCGCGCCTGTCGGCGCAGCTCTCGCACTCGAACTGCGTACAAGTCTTCGACGTTGGTGTTGGCGACAACACGTTCTTCATCGTGATGGAGTACGTGGATGGCGCCGACCTCAAGGGCGTCATTTCCCACCATCAGAAGATCGGCCAAAGAATTCCTCCGGAGGTGGCGTGCCTCATCTGCGTGCGCATCTGCGAAGGGCTTGCCTACGCCCACGAGCTCAGGGACGGCAAGGGACAGAACCTGCACATCGTCCACCGCGACATGTCGCCGCCCAACGTGCTGATCACGCGCCATGGCGAAGTGAAGATCGTGGACTTTGGTCTCGCCAAGGCGAACAGCCAACTCGAGAAGAGCGAGCCCGGCATCATCAAGGGGAAGTTCAGCTATCTGTCGCCGGAGGCGGCTTTGGGACAGCCCATCGACCACCGCACGGACATCTTCGCGGTCGGCATCATCTTGTGGGAGATGATCGCTGGTCGCCGCCTGTTTCTCGGCGAGACGGACTTGGAGACGGTGCGTCAAGTACAAGCCGCGCGCTACACTCCTCTCAGCGAACTAGGCGTGTCCGTTCCGCCAGACCTGGAGAGCGTGTTGGCGCGCGCCTTGGCGCGGGACCCGCTGCAGCGCTACCAAGCCGCTCGCGAGCTGGGCAGTGACCTCAACTCGGTGCTGTTCCAGTTCGGTCGCGCGGTTTCCAGCTTCGACATTGCCCAACTGCTCCAACCCATCGTTCGTGAGCGCGACGAGAGCAGCCTGGCGCGCAGCCGTGACAACAAGAAGTCGATCATCGGTTCGCTGATCGAGGAGGCGCTTTTCGAATTCACCTCCTTGCAGAACGAGAGCGACGACTCGTCCTCTACCGTCGGATCTGCGCCGCTCAACTTGGGTGCCTTCGGCGGCCAGGATTGGGCGGCGGACCTTGGGCTGTCGAGCAGCACCCACAACCCCGTGCCCAGCCAGCAATTCGAACTCGGCAACCTAGCGGCGCTGGAAGACGAGCCGCTGCGGTCGCGGCCCCCGGGGCCGCCGTCCACACCGCCCGCGTCGCAGCCCGCCGCGATGGTGCCGCGACCCGCTCCCCCGCCGGCCTTGCAGCAGCCGATGTCGCAACCTGCTCCCGCACCGAAGAGCGGAGGTAAGGGCGGACTCATCGCCCTGTTGCTGTTGATCGTCGTTCTGGGCGGCGCGGCCGGTGCCTGGTACGCCGGGCTGATCCCAGGGTTGCCGCCCGCGCCGCGCTTCTGA